The window TCATCGTCGATGCCCCACATGACCTGCGAGGGTCCCGTGACACCGTAGTCGTAGAGAATCGGCATCAGCAGCTCTTCCTTCTTGATGTAGTGGGAGCGCACATCACCGAGCGCGAGAATGTGCCGGAGCATGACATCCGTACGCTTTGCGCCGTCCAACTCGTCCGCAATCGTATCGAGCAGCGCGTCGAGTGCCGTATTCTCCGCACGCAGAATTGTGAGCGGATGCCCCTCGGGCAGCTCGTCGATGTCGTCGGGACTTACCGAAGCCGCCTGTGCGTGAATCTCGTCATGCGAGAGCGCACCCGCCGGCGGCTCGCTCGCCACACCGTGAAAGAGTGCCGAATGCACGTCGCAGAGACGCTGTACCTCTGTGATCGGCATCCCCTCCTTGATGAGCGTCTGCTCCGCATCCATAATCTCCTGTGCCTCAACGTGACTGAACTCCTGCACGAAATCCGCACGGACGGCATCGAGATCCTCGCCGCCCGACAGGCGTTCGATGAAGTTCCGAATGCGTCCCTGCCGCGACTGTACATCATCGCTGATAACTCGGTAGCCACGCTCCTCGAACGCCGCGATGACCTTCGAGAGCTCGATCCCCTTCACTGCCGCGCCGCGCGGAATCGTCATGATGCGTCCCATCACGTTCAGCGCAACGGGATTCGTAATCTCCTGAAAGCCGATCCCCGCCATGATCTCGCTGACTTCGGGATTCTCCTCCACCAGCTCGGCGACCGTCTTTTTCAGATCGAGTACCTTTTCCATGGGTTCTCTCCTTTATCTATATTATCGTACATCATCATCTCTGTGTGACGATTATAACGCAGAACGGTGAAGAAAGGCTGTAACCTTTGGTACGGAAACACAGAAAAAGGACTGTCCCCGAAGAAACAGTCCTTTTTCGTCTATGTCACAGCGTCTTAAACGTAAACTCCGTTCCGTCAAAGCCAAGTTCCACCGTATCGCCGCCGCGCACATCGCCCGCGATGATCTTCTTCGA of the Selenomonas dianae genome contains:
- a CDS encoding DUF438 domain-containing protein — encoded protein: MEKVLDLKKTVAELVEENPEVSEIMAGIGFQEITNPVALNVMGRIMTIPRGAAVKGIELSKVIAAFEERGYRVISDDVQSRQGRIRNFIERLSGGEDLDAVRADFVQEFSHVEAQEIMDAEQTLIKEGMPITEVQRLCDVHSALFHGVASEPPAGALSHDEIHAQAASVSPDDIDELPEGHPLTILRAENTALDALLDTIADELDGAKRTDVMLRHILALGDVRSHYIKKEELLMPILYDYGVTGPSQVMWGIDDEMKRELAMMIKALKADAETLPLYEARIRALVQRIREMIFKEEKILFPLSLRYFTPMEWYRCYHDLPDMGISFGVPIPAWAEAQPWLDQEAERLARPQVDGKLQFPTGELSMEQLTTILQLLPVDITFIDKDDVVRFFTNEGQVFTRPLSALGRDVLNCHPPEIIPVVRNLIADFKAKKRTQMIVHRYIRERPIRVHYQAMYDAAGEYIGTVEFVTDHAEPLEKFRR